The Euphorbia lathyris chromosome 8, ddEupLath1.1, whole genome shotgun sequence genome has a window encoding:
- the LOC136202049 gene encoding probable steroid-binding protein 3: MEFTPQQLAQYSGADTSKPIYVAIKGRVFNVTTGITFYGPGGSYAMFAGKDATRALAKMSKNEEDISPSMEGLTEKEIGILDDWEKKFEAKYPVVGRVVS; the protein is encoded by the coding sequence ATGGAGTTCACACCACAGCAACTGGCCCAATACAGCGGCGCTGACACATCTAAGCCAATCTATGTTGCAATCAAGGGTCGCGTTTTCAATGTCACCACCGGCATTACCTTCTACGGACCAGGCGGCTCATATGCCATGTTCGCCGGCAAGGATGCGACCAGAGCTCTGGCCAAGATGAGTAAGAACGAAGAAGACATCTCTCCTTCCATGGAAGGCCTTACTGAGAAGGAAATTGGCATTCTCGATGACTGGGAGAAGAAATTCGAAGCTAAGTATCCCGTTGTTGGCCGTGTTGTTTCTTAA